A DNA window from Halorubrum sp. DM2 contains the following coding sequences:
- a CDS encoding sulfite exporter TauE/SafE family protein encodes MIESLFRIDVALFVLIGVLGGAHCIGMCGPLVTMYSKQMTPQPDGGTATVNDGRAGHLTTYEVRQHFLFNVGRATTYAILGAGFGALGSVVFVTADQLTPVADLLRGTVGLAVGGFIVATGVRYVIGGSGGDIRIPGVQRVTSWLAARVHRHVNSPSIVGLGAVHAFLPCPMLYPAYLFAFASGSPTTGGIALGALGVGTIPAVFLYGTVIQSIDVAHRRRVHRLLGVVFVVLGYVLFAHGLMALGVHLPHPMFPHYQPLGGM; translated from the coding sequence ATGATCGAATCGCTGTTCCGGATCGACGTCGCGCTGTTCGTTCTCATCGGCGTCCTCGGCGGCGCACACTGCATCGGGATGTGCGGTCCGCTCGTCACGATGTACTCGAAACAGATGACGCCGCAGCCGGACGGCGGAACCGCGACGGTCAACGACGGACGGGCCGGGCATCTCACGACCTACGAAGTTCGACAGCACTTCCTGTTCAACGTCGGCCGAGCGACGACGTACGCGATTCTCGGGGCGGGCTTCGGTGCGCTCGGGAGCGTCGTGTTCGTTACCGCCGACCAGCTGACGCCGGTCGCCGACCTCCTGCGCGGTACCGTCGGCCTCGCGGTGGGCGGATTCATCGTGGCGACGGGAGTTCGGTACGTTATCGGGGGGAGTGGCGGCGATATTCGCATACCGGGCGTCCAGCGCGTGACGTCGTGGCTCGCGGCGCGAGTTCACCGTCACGTGAACAGCCCGAGTATCGTCGGTCTCGGTGCCGTCCACGCGTTTCTCCCCTGTCCGATGCTGTATCCCGCGTACCTGTTCGCCTTCGCGAGCGGTTCCCCGACGACCGGCGGGATCGCTCTCGGTGCCCTCGGTGTCGGAACGATCCCGGCCGTCTTCCTCTACGGAACCGTCATCCAGTCTATCGACGTCGCCCACCGGCGTCGCGTCCATCGCCTGCTCGGTGTCGTGTTCGTCGTCTTAGGGTACGTCCTGTTCGCACACGGACTGATGGCGCTCGGCGTCCATCTCCCGCACCCGATGTTCCCCCACTACCAGCCGCTCGGCGGGATGTGA
- a CDS encoding nitrous oxide reductase accessory protein NosL produces MDLKFNQRSVSRRHAVHAIGLGATMGLAGCLGSSAESTPEPVDLSGQKTDYQGGMVIGDHGGPNGQIFYADTQPEPKQGPAEDAEETAYLAWFHTLAHGLFPYHFDMVDDGAEATAIYVTDYSRVNWEIPEGTERKKMPAPTAPETFADATDLTYAVETDVMGGMGPDLLPFSDSDEAETFANNHGGRTLGYDDIDRSLVEGIQMTGMK; encoded by the coding sequence ATGGATCTCAAGTTCAATCAGCGGTCAGTGTCGCGTCGACACGCTGTTCACGCGATCGGTCTAGGAGCTACGATGGGTCTCGCCGGTTGTCTCGGTAGCTCTGCCGAGTCGACTCCCGAACCGGTAGATCTGTCGGGACAAAAAACGGACTACCAAGGCGGAATGGTGATCGGAGACCACGGTGGACCGAACGGACAGATCTTCTACGCCGACACACAGCCGGAACCCAAACAGGGACCTGCCGAGGACGCTGAAGAGACAGCGTACCTCGCTTGGTTCCACACGCTCGCACACGGGCTCTTTCCGTATCACTTCGACATGGTGGATGACGGTGCGGAGGCGACCGCAATCTACGTTACGGACTACTCTCGCGTAAACTGGGAGATCCCTGAAGGAACTGAACGGAAGAAGATGCCAGCGCCGACCGCACCGGAGACCTTTGCGGATGCGACTGATCTCACCTACGCCGTCGAAACGGACGTGATGGGGGGAATGGGTCCGGACCTACTGCCGTTCTCTGACAGTGATGAAGCCGAAACGTTCGCGAATAATCACGGTGGGCGCACTCTCGGGTACGACGATATTGACAGATCACTCGTTGAGGGGATCCAAATGACTGGGATGAAGTAG
- a CDS encoding transposase, giving the protein MRSLCEAYKFGIAIRNELGGSDLVTAFESLDHSIDAIEDEYPAWHPAPLSFRAMVFSSVFMEITGDSYAEFTRRLTRQPEVASILGFSRVPDESAFSRAWRNRFNDTTHEYVHATANFVVKEVHDRNILAPEVRPKAEIVDDTEESADSVEDESFSQEKIGQMTRLARDHAFGHFDSGRASNASYEDTQFFELQTFMGMVRCGTAQGATRFQYRRGKEYGPHGDTHLRAVKQFDPEELVNSFNETIDRLLSVIASEASFRRPVTAAIDITTIPYYGEVEGMPMVSGTKDKDGRAFKFATLSIIGQNIPLVLAVEPVRESSEWDGNPSNQIHRTVRQLVRRAKEHVPIETVLCDREFDSTQVFQTLSNLDVNYLIPKRVSSSERDVLEQMEEDDQEVAVESASVHVESGSHPMRLLYVPSTSGEGTAVFATNLQVGPDEAEAFCKRYSRRWQIESEYKSIKGDFLAKTSSKDYRVRLFYFVFAVLLYNIWRLTDFLLKADVDGEMDYAPVLTAGECVELVASALIPHD; this is encoded by the coding sequence ATGCGCTCTTTGTGCGAAGCGTACAAATTCGGGATCGCCATCCGGAACGAACTCGGAGGATCGGACCTCGTCACTGCGTTCGAGAGCCTCGACCACTCGATTGACGCGATCGAAGACGAGTATCCAGCGTGGCATCCTGCGCCACTCTCCTTTCGTGCGATGGTCTTTTCGTCTGTGTTCATGGAGATCACGGGCGATTCGTACGCCGAGTTCACTCGACGACTTACACGGCAACCAGAAGTAGCCAGTATTCTCGGCTTCAGCCGAGTGCCAGACGAATCAGCCTTCTCGCGGGCGTGGCGGAACCGGTTCAACGACACGACCCACGAATATGTCCACGCCACCGCCAACTTCGTTGTCAAAGAGGTCCACGATCGCAACATCCTAGCGCCCGAGGTTCGGCCAAAGGCAGAGATCGTCGACGATACTGAGGAATCCGCAGACTCAGTAGAAGACGAATCCTTCTCACAGGAGAAAATCGGCCAGATGACGCGCCTCGCACGCGACCACGCCTTCGGTCACTTCGACTCTGGCCGGGCCTCAAACGCCTCTTATGAGGACACACAATTCTTCGAGTTACAGACGTTCATGGGAATGGTCCGCTGTGGCACCGCCCAAGGAGCGACTCGCTTCCAGTATCGGCGGGGCAAAGAGTACGGTCCCCACGGAGATACCCACCTCCGAGCAGTCAAGCAGTTTGATCCCGAAGAGCTCGTGAATAGTTTTAACGAGACGATAGATCGCTTGCTTTCCGTGATCGCCTCTGAAGCATCGTTCCGGCGACCAGTCACTGCCGCGATCGACATCACCACCATTCCCTATTACGGAGAGGTCGAGGGAATGCCGATGGTCAGCGGGACAAAAGACAAAGACGGTCGAGCGTTCAAATTCGCCACACTCTCAATCATTGGACAGAATATCCCGCTCGTTCTCGCCGTTGAGCCGGTCCGAGAGAGCTCCGAGTGGGATGGAAACCCGTCGAATCAGATTCATCGTACTGTGCGACAGCTCGTTCGACGAGCGAAGGAGCATGTTCCAATCGAGACAGTGCTGTGTGATCGAGAGTTTGACTCGACACAAGTGTTCCAGACACTCTCAAACCTGGATGTGAACTACCTCATTCCGAAGCGGGTCTCCAGCTCCGAACGGGATGTACTCGAACAAATGGAGGAAGACGACCAAGAGGTGGCTGTTGAGTCAGCTTCTGTCCATGTGGAATCTGGATCGCATCCAATGCGGCTGCTGTACGTGCCGTCGACGAGTGGGGAGGGGACAGCCGTCTTCGCGACGAATCTCCAAGTGGGACCCGACGAGGCCGAGGCGTTCTGTAAACGGTACAGTCGCCGGTGGCAGATCGAGAGTGAGTACAAATCAATCAAAGGTGACTTTCTCGCCAAGACCTCCTCGAAAGACTACCGCGTTCGCCTGTTCTACTTCGTGTTCGCGGTCCTCCTGTACAATATCTGGCGGCTCACCGACTTCTTGCTGAAAGCGGACGTCGACGGCGAGATGGACTACGCACCCGTACTTACCGCAGGTGAGTGTGTTGAACTCGTTGCCTCGGCGTTGATTCCACACGACTAA
- a CDS encoding Ig-like domain-containing protein, whose protein sequence is MRFSRDRRGQSVVVGTVILFGFLILALSLYQVQVVPQENSDIEFEHSQQVEGEFLDIRNAVESASGTGDGRSTSLKLGTRYPQRTFALNPPAASGRLSTTEPRALRIENVTVNDGGNVGAYWSNRTNETATGDTITFDTRSLRYSPGYNEFRDAPDLVYEHSLVIAEFDSSVLGRSGQIAVDSDRNRVRLTALDGTVSESGVRRTSLDPETLSEIERSVRLNSTDGDPIVVELPTDVSMERADSLEQQWRDRLGDDAESVVVAGGTVRIELDGTEGYRLELGKVGLGSDATGTNESDGYITEVSAADGVAVAEVRDRYNNPVEGADVEISVDGTAVETARTDADGRVSYEVGDVSDVEMAINDGSDTWDSVLFENVGAGVPGGGVESLLVAPEEAVAFNGPGSAERGGFQLDIENQHDTQVRITDVTVLPEDPRLNGLSDKADATGPGRAELNVESENGAVGNKEVLLADSEYTFVPNSGLRLNLQSGPEKRAYDTRFEEYIDAETDFSGVEVPLNSGEGATITLAEFYEVGQTGATVADVVGETFSVTVGYKIDGERRTKQFVTTVEVRPAGNVNLQDSIAPSAADFGVFTDQFQSLTTGQVVVENTATDQSVSFESTDGELTEVDSTDVGGLSGGDEITATLYESDAQETELDQDVTVVGGGASAVNSFEVTDRSGNQARFDVDWVVTNDDGNLDSVEIELINENGNTVDTVFNDASGGGASGTDQLRQTGNPPAQTYTVRLTVTDVFGNEVVETREVEYAG, encoded by the coding sequence ATGCGCTTCAGTCGCGACCGTCGGGGCCAGTCGGTCGTGGTCGGGACGGTGATCCTGTTCGGGTTCCTGATTCTGGCGCTGTCGCTGTATCAGGTACAGGTAGTGCCTCAGGAGAACAGCGATATCGAGTTCGAACACAGCCAACAGGTCGAGGGAGAGTTCCTTGATATACGGAACGCGGTCGAGAGCGCGAGCGGCACGGGCGACGGCCGGTCGACGTCGTTGAAACTCGGAACTCGGTACCCGCAGCGGACGTTCGCCTTGAACCCGCCAGCGGCGTCGGGCCGACTGTCGACGACCGAACCGAGGGCCCTGCGCATCGAGAACGTGACTGTGAACGACGGCGGCAACGTCGGTGCGTACTGGTCGAACCGGACTAACGAAACCGCAACCGGGGATACCATCACCTTCGACACACGATCGCTGCGGTACTCTCCCGGGTACAACGAGTTCCGAGACGCCCCCGACCTCGTCTACGAACACTCCCTCGTCATTGCCGAATTTGATTCCAGCGTCCTCGGTCGGAGCGGACAGATCGCGGTGGACAGCGACCGCAATCGGGTCCGGTTAACTGCCCTGGACGGGACGGTATCGGAGTCGGGCGTCCGGCGGACGAGCCTGGACCCGGAGACGCTGTCGGAAATCGAGCGTTCGGTGAGGCTGAATTCGACCGACGGTGATCCGATCGTCGTCGAACTGCCGACCGATGTGTCGATGGAGCGGGCGGACAGCCTCGAACAACAGTGGCGTGACCGCTTGGGTGACGACGCAGAAAGCGTCGTCGTCGCGGGCGGAACAGTTCGGATCGAACTGGACGGCACCGAGGGGTACCGGCTCGAGCTCGGGAAGGTCGGCCTCGGGAGCGACGCCACCGGGACGAACGAGTCGGACGGATACATCACCGAGGTCTCGGCGGCCGACGGCGTCGCCGTCGCGGAGGTCCGCGACCGGTACAACAACCCCGTCGAGGGTGCCGACGTCGAAATCTCGGTCGACGGTACCGCCGTGGAGACGGCTCGGACCGACGCCGACGGCCGCGTCAGCTACGAAGTCGGCGACGTTTCGGACGTTGAGATGGCGATCAACGACGGGTCCGACACGTGGGACTCCGTGCTGTTCGAGAACGTCGGTGCCGGCGTCCCGGGCGGGGGCGTCGAATCGCTCCTCGTCGCTCCGGAGGAGGCCGTCGCGTTCAACGGGCCCGGATCCGCCGAACGAGGTGGGTTCCAACTGGACATCGAGAACCAGCATGACACGCAGGTTCGAATCACCGACGTAACGGTTCTCCCGGAGGACCCGAGACTCAACGGGCTGTCAGATAAGGCCGACGCCACCGGACCGGGACGGGCCGAGCTGAACGTGGAGTCGGAAAACGGCGCTGTTGGCAACAAGGAAGTTCTCCTGGCTGATTCGGAGTACACGTTCGTCCCCAACAGCGGGCTCCGACTGAACCTCCAGTCCGGCCCTGAAAAGCGCGCGTACGACACGAGATTCGAGGAATACATCGACGCAGAAACGGACTTTTCCGGAGTGGAGGTCCCGCTGAACTCCGGGGAAGGTGCCACGATCACGCTGGCGGAGTTCTACGAGGTCGGGCAGACCGGCGCGACCGTCGCAGACGTCGTCGGAGAGACGTTCAGCGTGACTGTCGGGTACAAAATCGACGGCGAGCGGCGAACGAAGCAGTTCGTCACGACGGTCGAGGTGCGACCAGCGGGAAACGTTAACCTTCAGGACAGCATCGCCCCGAGCGCCGCCGATTTCGGTGTGTTCACCGATCAGTTCCAGAGCCTGACGACGGGACAGGTCGTCGTCGAGAACACGGCGACCGACCAATCGGTGTCGTTCGAGTCGACCGATGGAGAACTAACGGAGGTCGATTCGACCGACGTCGGCGGCCTCTCCGGCGGGGACGAAATCACCGCCACGCTGTACGAGAGCGACGCGCAGGAGACGGAACTGGACCAAGATGTCACCGTCGTCGGCGGTGGTGCCTCCGCGGTCAACTCGTTCGAGGTGACAGATCGGAGCGGGAATCAGGCACGGTTCGACGTCGACTGGGTAGTGACCAATGACGACGGAAATCTCGATTCGGTCGAAATCGAACTGATAAACGAGAATGGAAACACCGTCGACACGGTCTTCAACGACGCTAGCGGCGGCGGGGCTTCAGGGACCGACCAGCTCCGTCAGACCGGAAATCCGCCCGCACAGACGTACACGGTCCGGCTGACCGTGACCGACGTCTTCGGAAACGAAGTCGTCGAAACACGAGAGGTTGAGTACGCCGGCTGA
- the hmgB gene encoding hydroxymethylglutaryl-CoA synthase codes for MTAVGIDGIEIWTGKLKLDLPGTFAPEKGDDPEKYTKGLGLTNSSFPDVYEDIVTMGANAAKGLMDRKGLEPEDVGRIDVATESAFDHSKPVSTYIAGCLEQVYDGDFTHANKGERKFACLAGTQAIDDAYNWIRAGRNRDRPAIVITTDTALYARGDPGEATQGAGAVAMLIDEDPSIVELSTDQGYGSKDETDFLKPNQQFPSVDGKRSVQVYLSRMREALEDYESVTDDIELEDFTYAPFHTPFPGMVRKAALLAYRHVIRDTEHEDALADEIGRQPREADYEDREAYEEAIRGYMDELKTTEQYQTWYDTAVEPTLELSREVGNWYTSSVHIARVSALRDALTRDREFVGETLLVASYGSGAQAEIHAETIREGWRAEIEGLDIDDQLDARYDLTWDEYEDVHDVHEYDMDVEREIEEFTQPDGEFVFTGWGRMNERKYEYVE; via the coding sequence ATGACCGCAGTCGGGATCGACGGCATCGAGATCTGGACCGGGAAGCTCAAACTCGACCTGCCGGGCACGTTCGCTCCCGAGAAGGGCGACGACCCGGAGAAGTATACGAAGGGGCTCGGACTCACCAACTCCTCGTTCCCCGACGTGTACGAGGACATCGTCACGATGGGCGCGAACGCCGCGAAGGGGCTGATGGATCGGAAGGGGCTCGAACCCGAAGATGTCGGCCGGATCGACGTCGCCACTGAGTCCGCGTTCGACCATTCGAAGCCGGTGTCGACGTACATCGCCGGCTGCCTCGAACAGGTGTACGACGGCGACTTCACCCACGCGAACAAGGGCGAACGGAAGTTCGCCTGCCTCGCCGGCACGCAGGCCATCGACGACGCGTATAACTGGATCCGCGCCGGCCGGAACCGGGACCGCCCGGCAATCGTCATCACGACGGACACGGCGCTGTACGCCCGCGGTGACCCCGGCGAGGCGACGCAGGGGGCTGGAGCCGTCGCGATGCTGATCGACGAGGACCCCTCGATCGTTGAGCTGTCGACCGATCAGGGGTACGGCTCGAAAGACGAGACGGACTTCCTCAAGCCGAACCAGCAGTTCCCGAGCGTCGACGGGAAGCGGTCGGTCCAGGTGTACCTCTCCCGGATGCGCGAGGCCTTAGAGGACTACGAGTCGGTCACGGACGACATCGAACTGGAGGACTTCACGTACGCCCCGTTCCACACGCCGTTCCCCGGGATGGTCCGCAAGGCCGCGCTGTTGGCGTACCGGCACGTCATCCGCGACACCGAACACGAGGACGCCCTGGCCGACGAGATCGGCCGCCAGCCCCGAGAGGCGGACTACGAGGACCGCGAGGCCTACGAGGAGGCGATCCGCGGGTACATGGACGAGCTGAAGACCACCGAGCAGTATCAGACGTGGTACGATACGGCCGTCGAGCCGACCTTAGAGCTCTCCCGCGAGGTCGGCAACTGGTACACCAGTTCCGTCCACATCGCCCGCGTGAGCGCCCTGCGAGACGCGCTGACCCGGGACCGGGAGTTCGTCGGTGAGACGCTGCTCGTCGCCTCCTACGGCTCCGGCGCGCAGGCCGAGATCCACGCCGAGACGATCCGCGAGGGGTGGCGCGCGGAGATCGAGGGACTCGACATCGACGACCAGCTCGACGCCCGCTACGACCTCACGTGGGACGAGTACGAGGATGTCCACGACGTCCACGAGTACGACATGGACGTCGAACGCGAGATCGAGGAGTTCACTCAGCCTGACGGGGAGTTCGTCTTCACCGGCTGGGGTCGGATGAACGAGCGGAAGTACGAGTACGTCGAGTAA
- a CDS encoding 30S ribosomal protein S19e, whose amino-acid sequence MVTIYDVPADDLIEAVAARLEDRIDEPDWVEFTKSGAGKELPPEQEDFWYVRSASLLRKVAQNEPVGIERLATEYGSKKRGSNRYSVRPGEHEGGSRNLIRTALQALEEEGLVTTAAGEGRRVSDEGEAFLSEVATEVFEDLDRPELERYA is encoded by the coding sequence ATGGTAACCATCTACGACGTGCCGGCGGACGACCTCATCGAGGCCGTCGCCGCGCGACTCGAGGACCGGATCGACGAGCCCGACTGGGTCGAGTTCACCAAGAGCGGTGCCGGCAAGGAGCTTCCGCCCGAGCAGGAAGACTTCTGGTACGTCCGCTCGGCGAGCCTGCTCCGCAAGGTCGCTCAGAACGAGCCGGTCGGCATCGAGCGGCTCGCGACCGAGTACGGCTCCAAGAAGCGCGGCTCGAACCGCTACTCGGTCCGTCCCGGCGAACACGAGGGCGGCTCGCGTAACCTCATCCGCACGGCGCTTCAGGCGCTCGAAGAAGAGGGACTCGTCACCACCGCCGCCGGCGAGGGCCGCCGTGTCTCCGACGAGGGCGAGGCGTTCCTCTCGGAGGTCGCGACCGAGGTCTTCGAGGACCTCGACCGTCCGGAACTCGAACGCTACGCGTAG